CGGCTTCAGCCTCGGGAAAACACGGAGAGTCAGGGATTTTACAGATCCTGGTCTCACCTCAGCCTCTCAGCAGGTACagtctgcagggagagggaagaaaaagggtcAGAATGGACAGCCTACTTCCAGAAAATCATCACCATTCATAAAGCACTAAGCAGAGCTGTAAGAACTTCCCCAAAGGTTCATTTCCCTGCGGACTGAGGGCTCTCAGTTGAAGCACGGGCTGGACCTGCCACGGACAGACTCCAGGAACCCCAGAAGTAAAAGCCACTGGGCCAATTCCAGAAAACATTCCAAAATCAGGCTCCTAGGATGTGACCATCTCCTCTCTCACCTGGAGGTGGAAGCACAAGGAATGATCTTCCCTCCTGTGGGTTTTCTGGGATCTGCAGTGAACCgcagggggaagaaaacaaagcctgaATATTTCGCACGACTGGAacagaaaagtggggaaaagggaggcaggggcactgctggggtgatAACTGGGATCCAGCCTCTCCACACCAATGGAAGCAGAGACTGAGTGACAGAGCCTTTGGGACCACTTTGCTGGGATTCATAGGAAAACgggtgagttttattttggcAATAAAGCCAAGCTGCTTCTCACCTCATCAGCCGggtacagcagcagcacccgcaGGAACCTGGCCaggtggctctgcctggcagagggCTCCCCACTTCCTGGGAATTGTGTGCTACAGGGCTGTGCCACTGGCCATTAAAACAGTTCCCACCTGGCCCTTCACAAAGGCAAGGTGCTTTTTCCATACAGCAAATGGTTTTTGAATTAAGAAGGTAACACTATACtcaactggagaagaaaaaagtgagagCTGTAAAATTTTCCCACGCCaggcaaaaaagaaagccaaatcaaaccaaaacgAAAAGTAGcataacaatgaaaaaaaccccaaaacatatCAAGCATATTTCAAGAGAGTTTAAATCTGAATGAAGTGATTTACTTAGAGGCTTGAAAATCTGCCATGCTGCAAAAATCTAACTGCTGCaataaaagccttttcttaCATCACATTTTAGCCCTGAATTTGCAAAAACCCCTGCCAAACTAACAATTCACCACATACAGTTCTTGAGTCATTCCTGTCCTTGAGCACGAGTCAAGCTAAAGTTATGGAGACAAGAAAAACATAAGTGACTCAATGCTGCTCCTTTGGAAATTACAGAATCAGAGGGAGGGTTTTCCTTAGCttaggaaaaatgcacagccagtTCAGCAGATACTGAATAGCAGGGAAGTCAGGAGATACGTGCTTTGCTGTCAGAGacaaacatataaataaatatttacattaagcCAGAGGTCTACAGATGGTCTGATCAGAAGTCTTGATGCAGAAAACCAGCCCTGGGGTATCCTCTTAAGGGACACAGGAGGAACTCCTTGGCTGGGACACAGCCTCGCTCAGCGCTGctcccatggctctcggctctTTGCCAGTGCTTGCAGTGTCCCCGCAGATCCCAGAGGATGGCAGGGCCAAGGCTCCCGTTCGCTCCTCCGGCACTCAGCGAGTGTTTCCTGCCACGccccctgtgcagagcagccacgcGCGGCTCGCCGGTGCTCAGCCCTGCCTCCAGGGCTTTGAATGGCACATCCACCTGCAAAATAGGCAGGGAGAGCTTCTGGCTCACACGCGGGATTTGACAACACAAAGAGCACGCGTGGGTGTCAGAAAGGGCTCAAATCTCATCTCACACCACcgagagggggaatggaacggagcagcggggcagggacaggacaggacaggaaggagccgggtttgggggggacacggaaacgggggaaagagaggtaactgaacacgggcaggagcatggagcgggagagagagggacaggaggggatcctcccggcgccccggctccgccccggctcagccccgcccgggctgctgcgctcggcagagctcggctccgttcggctggactcgcctcctcggccagcttcggctactttcggccacgctcggctatttccggccgcattcgcctccattcgcctcttcggcaaagctcggctcgcctcggctgaactcggcaaagctcggctccgctcgcctcctcggcccctttcggccgctttcgcccacgctcgcctagtcccgcccgctcccgcctccattcgcccactcccacagctcggctccctccgcccggccccggctccctccggctcacacatttcctcagggcacctcagcacaggttgcacacagaagctgtggctgcccccggatccctggaagtgtccaaggccaggctggacagggcttagagcaccctggcatggtggaaggtgtccctgcccatggcaggggctggaacgggacgagctttaaaaaaaggtgccttcccatccaaacccttctgggattccacgaATCTGTGAACCGCTCCCGGCAGAAGGGCTACATTTCCATTGTGCTTcgaaaatgctgctgcaagaacacgaagagagatttcaaatactgttaaagtggcacaaccacatcaaaaattacgtctgggggtaaagtggcaactctgcaattccaacctctgataccaaggacacatggagggctgaatcctGGAGGTCCTTACATGACAGGATTTCTAGAGTTATCCGTCCCCAGTTTGCtgcttagggttagaaaaggtgGAATTCTGTTCTTAAGGGGTTACCACGTACCATCAACGTGAGAGACGGGGATGCTGATGTTTGATCAGagtcctggagcagcctggagcacgCTGGCTTCCCGAACCAGGTCTGCTGCCTTGTCCGTGTAGGGGTAGGGCTTTGTCCTCAGCCTCAGCAGGATCTGTCAgcaaaggaggagagaaaagtaGAGTGCACCGGCTCCCAAGTGTGGGGGAACCATGTGCTGCTAAGGAAGACCACGTGCTGAAAGTGGTTGGAAGCCGGGCGGGTTTTGGGAGGACAAATTCCATATTACTTCTGCAGGATTCTGTCTACAGTTCCTGCTCtacaaaccaaatacatcaaacgacaacaacaaacaaacaaacaaaaaaaccccacattaaatcaacaacaacaaaataattactcCTACCTCAATAACCCCATACTgccccaaaccattccaaggagggcggcaggaggggctggcaaaggcagggccccgccgggccccccTCGCCGCTGCCATCCTTCTCCAGCGCCGCCGCTGAGCCGCCTTcagcccaaaacccacccaaaaataccccaaaatcgtCCTAAatgccccccaaaaacccacccaaaactaCCCAAACCCtcctaaaaatatccaaaaaactCACcataaaatgccccaaaaccagcccaaaaccctcccaaaaataccccaaaaaatccacccaaaaatatcCTAAAACCCACCAAAGAATACCCCAAAGCCCTCCCGAGAATACCCGAAAACCCTGCCCATAAACACcctgaaaccccaaattaaccactctgaaccccaaaatatccctgagctcctcataccccaaattttcctccccaacccccaaattcccccccgacccccaaaattcacttctgggTCTCGTCCTcgggggccggcggctgccggGGCCCCCCCAGGCCCGCGGGCGGcgcccccaaacccggggggagTTCGGGGTCCGAGTCGGGGTCGTCctcatgagccaccagcctggggacccaaaaaccggggggaaccccgaatcggggggggggacccaaaattggagggggttctggggggttcTGGAAGGTctttggggcatcccaggaggacttttggggtctcagggggttttgggggtcccaggaggaa
The Lonchura striata isolate bLonStr1 unplaced genomic scaffold, bLonStr1.mat Scaffold_197, whole genome shotgun sequence genome window above contains:
- the LOC144248616 gene encoding UBX domain-containing protein 1-like, with the protein product MAAGGGTGLGRLWRRCWRAKALALTGNRGVEPAMDWLVAHEDDPDSDPELPPGLGAPPAGLGGPRQPPAPEDETQKSC